Proteins encoded within one genomic window of Fodinicurvata sp. EGI_FJ10296:
- a CDS encoding (2Fe-2S)-binding protein, with protein sequence MSDRSYSVSMTVNGEVVNANVSARTNLVDFLRQDLELTGSHVGCEHGVCGACTVRVDGRIMRGCLLLAVQADGQSVETIEGMAGDPLMTSLQDVFVEENALQCGFCTPAMLLTAHEFISRVVETGAYRPDRDAIRDTISGNYCRCTGYQSIVQAVERVLIQYETAPTKAPNGAPNPGSDR encoded by the coding sequence ATGAGCGATCGATCCTATTCCGTGTCGATGACGGTCAACGGCGAAGTGGTGAATGCCAATGTCAGCGCGCGCACCAATCTGGTCGATTTCCTGCGCCAGGATCTCGAACTGACCGGGAGTCATGTCGGCTGCGAGCATGGTGTCTGCGGCGCCTGCACCGTCCGTGTCGACGGCCGGATCATGCGCGGCTGCCTTTTGCTGGCGGTCCAGGCAGACGGTCAATCCGTCGAAACCATCGAAGGAATGGCCGGCGACCCGCTGATGACCTCGCTGCAGGATGTGTTCGTCGAGGAGAACGCCCTGCAATGCGGGTTCTGCACGCCAGCGATGCTGCTGACCGCCCATGAGTTCATCAGCCGGGTCGTGGAGACCGGGGCATACCGGCCGGACCGGGACGCTATCCGCGACACTATCTCGGGCAACTACTGCCGCTGTACCGGTTACCAGTCAATCGTGCAGGCCGTGGAGCGGGTCCTGATCCAGTACGAAACGGCCCCGACCAAAGCCCCTAACGGTGCCCCGAACCCAGGGAGCGATCGATGA
- a CDS encoding xanthine dehydrogenase family protein molybdopterin-binding subunit — translation MTDAASDHLPHTDSPHTVSGPIGHNEPRARARRTVAGKGRYVDDIVLPRMLHVAFLRSPHAHAAILSIDAAEAREAPGIVAVVTGKDMATQCTPYAGSHQLFKRLKAPDQYPLAVDRVLWQGEPVVAVVATSRALAEDAAELVDVDYDILPAVTSFERGTPPAVQLHDDIPDNIALVEQLGTATVGEDFPGADQVFEAQFRFGRITGTTLEPRGIIADYEPREGALTVHCSHQCPHQQQDIFARHLGLPEHKVRVLCPDVGGAFGLKQQLYGDEFAVCALSIMLGRPVKFIADRLESMVSDNHARDHAATARIAVKSDGTIVGMEVDDIFGIGPYSQYPRSSVGEGNHVLRITGAPYRLDDYRARLTMVYQNKSMIGHYRSVGHPVACAITEGLVDLAADGLGLDPADIRRRNFVRSSDCPRVSPGGIDMPDMSLETCFDAVVAAMDLPALRAEQAEMRKKGVYRGIGIAAFVELTASGPEYYGPGGNRITSQEGCHLKLEPSGVVRCWISVTDQGQGTDTGIGQVVASHLGVAMADVRVFSGDSETTPYGGGAWASRGIAIGGEAALRAATALKANILELAAVVLQADAGTLDIVGGRVVDRDTGTERMPLSDVARIGYFRQDTLPPGVQPELSVVRHYVTPRGRKFMATNGVHAAHVEVDTQTGIVRCLGHWVAHDAGVVVNPSLVEEQIRGGVVQGIGSALFEELRYDDDGQMLSGSLADYLVPMASEMPEITVLHVEGTGVEEELGAKGVGEAGVAGSPAAIMNAVNDAIAGAGLGQRIHTLPLSPERILGALGKVPGEL, via the coding sequence ATGACCGACGCCGCAAGCGATCACCTGCCCCATACCGATTCTCCGCACACCGTTTCGGGGCCCATCGGCCACAACGAACCGCGCGCGCGGGCGCGGCGCACCGTGGCCGGCAAGGGGCGCTATGTCGATGACATCGTCCTGCCGCGCATGCTGCATGTCGCCTTTCTGCGCAGCCCCCACGCCCACGCCGCAATCCTGTCAATCGACGCGGCCGAAGCCCGCGAAGCGCCCGGCATCGTCGCCGTGGTGACGGGCAAGGACATGGCGACACAGTGCACGCCGTATGCCGGATCGCACCAATTGTTCAAGCGGCTCAAAGCCCCGGATCAGTACCCGCTGGCCGTCGATCGCGTGCTGTGGCAGGGCGAACCGGTGGTCGCGGTCGTTGCCACCAGCCGGGCGCTGGCCGAGGATGCGGCCGAACTGGTCGATGTCGACTACGACATTCTGCCCGCCGTCACCTCGTTCGAGCGCGGCACGCCGCCGGCCGTCCAGTTGCATGACGACATCCCCGACAACATTGCGCTGGTCGAACAACTGGGTACCGCCACTGTCGGCGAGGACTTCCCCGGCGCCGATCAGGTGTTCGAAGCGCAGTTCCGCTTCGGCCGCATCACCGGCACGACGCTGGAGCCACGCGGCATCATCGCCGACTACGAGCCGCGCGAGGGGGCGTTGACGGTCCATTGCTCGCACCAGTGCCCGCATCAGCAACAGGATATTTTCGCGCGGCATCTGGGTTTGCCGGAACACAAGGTGCGCGTCCTCTGCCCCGATGTCGGCGGCGCCTTCGGCCTGAAACAGCAGTTGTACGGCGACGAATTCGCCGTGTGCGCGCTGTCGATCATGCTCGGCCGTCCGGTGAAATTCATCGCCGACCGCCTGGAATCCATGGTATCCGACAACCACGCCCGCGACCATGCCGCCACGGCGCGCATCGCCGTCAAATCCGACGGCACCATCGTCGGGATGGAAGTCGACGACATCTTCGGCATCGGCCCCTATTCGCAGTATCCGCGGTCCAGCGTCGGCGAAGGCAACCATGTTCTGCGGATCACCGGCGCGCCCTATCGGCTCGACGACTATCGCGCCCGGCTGACCATGGTCTATCAGAACAAGTCGATGATCGGCCATTACCGCTCGGTCGGGCATCCGGTCGCCTGCGCGATCACCGAGGGGCTGGTCGATCTGGCCGCCGATGGACTGGGTCTCGACCCTGCCGATATCAGGCGCCGGAATTTCGTCCGCTCGTCGGATTGTCCGCGCGTGTCGCCAGGCGGCATCGACATGCCGGACATGTCGCTGGAGACATGCTTCGACGCCGTGGTCGCGGCGATGGATCTGCCCGCCCTGCGCGCCGAACAGGCCGAAATGCGCAAGAAGGGAGTTTATCGCGGCATCGGAATCGCCGCCTTCGTGGAACTGACGGCCTCGGGGCCGGAATATTACGGGCCGGGTGGCAACCGCATCACGTCGCAGGAAGGCTGCCATCTCAAGCTCGAACCATCCGGCGTCGTCAGATGCTGGATATCCGTCACCGATCAGGGCCAGGGCACCGACACCGGCATTGGTCAGGTCGTGGCGTCGCATCTGGGCGTCGCCATGGCCGATGTCCGGGTGTTCAGCGGCGACAGCGAAACCACGCCCTATGGCGGCGGTGCCTGGGCATCGCGCGGGATCGCCATCGGCGGCGAAGCCGCGCTGCGCGCCGCAACGGCGCTGAAGGCGAACATCCTGGAACTGGCCGCCGTCGTACTTCAGGCCGATGCCGGCACGCTGGATATCGTCGGCGGCCGGGTCGTCGATCGCGATACCGGCACCGAGCGGATGCCGCTGTCGGATGTCGCCCGCATCGGCTATTTCCGGCAGGACACGCTGCCGCCGGGCGTTCAGCCCGAACTGTCGGTCGTGCGCCATTACGTGACGCCGCGCGGCCGCAAGTTCATGGCGACCAACGGCGTTCACGCCGCCCATGTCGAGGTCGACACCCAGACCGGGATCGTCCGGTGCCTCGGCCATTGGGTCGCCCATGACGCCGGCGTGGTAGTCAACCCGTCGCTGGTCGAAGAACAGATCCGCGGGGGCGTCGTGCAGGGCATCGGCTCGGCGCTGTTCGAGGAACTGCGCTATGACGACGACGGCCAGATGCTGTCCGGCAGTCTGGCGGATTATCTCGTACCGATGGCCTCGGAAATGCCGGAAATCACCGTCCTTCACGTCGAGGGAACGGGCGTGGAGGAAGAACTCGGCGCCAAGGGTGTCGGCGAGGCTGGCGTTGCAGGCTCGCCGGCGGCCATCATGAACGCGGTCAACGATGCGATCGCCGGCGCCGGACTGGGCCAGCGCATCCATACGCTGCCGCTGTCGCCGGAACGCATCCTGGGGGCGCTCGGCAAGGTGCCCGGCGAACTCTGA
- a CDS encoding ornithine cyclodeaminase family protein, with protein sequence MQLRILSEQDVRSVITMTEAIDVQAEAFVALSQDKSIEGLRSFALSETPPGIAIFNPSFLKNGGGYGIKVVSDFYDNEKKKLPRMSSLVALFDGETGAPRTVMEGGYLTDLRTGAGTALAARYLARKDSRTVAIIGAGRVARNQLEAICAEFSIERVLVSTRSQWRGEAYIDRMKKTGNGVPTDIVLVDSPADAVREADIVVAATTAHDPVFSGDDLRLGTFVAAAGAYEASMREVDSRTIARSTKWVVDSRADCLDHAGDLVAPMKEGIITADQVSEIADLVSGRRSGRENDDEITYFKSIGVPIQDLMTAQHIERRALERSIGTMIEFGGDDG encoded by the coding sequence ATGCAGTTGCGGATTCTTTCCGAGCAGGACGTTCGGTCGGTCATTACCATGACGGAAGCCATCGACGTGCAGGCCGAGGCCTTTGTCGCCTTGTCCCAGGACAAGTCGATCGAGGGGCTGCGCAGTTTCGCCCTTTCCGAAACACCGCCGGGCATCGCCATCTTCAACCCGTCCTTTCTGAAGAACGGTGGCGGCTATGGCATCAAGGTGGTGTCGGATTTCTACGACAACGAAAAGAAGAAGCTGCCCCGGATGTCGTCGCTGGTCGCGCTGTTCGACGGCGAGACCGGCGCGCCGCGCACGGTCATGGAGGGCGGCTATCTGACCGATCTCAGAACCGGAGCGGGCACGGCGCTGGCCGCCCGTTATCTCGCCCGCAAGGACAGCCGCACGGTGGCCATCATTGGTGCGGGCCGCGTGGCGCGCAATCAACTGGAAGCGATCTGCGCCGAGTTCTCGATCGAGCGCGTTCTGGTTTCGACGCGCAGCCAGTGGCGTGGCGAAGCCTATATCGACCGCATGAAGAAAACGGGCAACGGTGTGCCGACGGATATCGTACTGGTGGACAGCCCCGCCGACGCCGTGCGCGAGGCCGACATCGTCGTTGCGGCCACGACGGCGCATGATCCGGTCTTCTCCGGCGACGATCTGCGGCTGGGAACCTTCGTCGCCGCCGCCGGTGCCTACGAGGCTTCGATGCGCGAGGTCGACAGCCGGACGATCGCGCGGTCAACCAAATGGGTGGTGGACAGCCGCGCGGACTGCCTGGACCACGCCGGCGACCTGGTGGCACCGATGAAAGAGGGCATCATCACCGCCGATCAGGTGTCGGAGATCGCCGATCTGGTGTCAGGGCGCCGGTCCGGGCGCGAGAACGACGACGAGATCACGTATTTCAAGTCGATCGGCGTGCCCATCCAGGACCTGATGACGGCCCAGCATATCGAACGCCGGGCGCTTGAGCGGTCGATCGGCACGATGATCGAGTTCGGCGGAGACGACGGCTGA
- a CDS encoding dihydroorotase family protein, with translation MLDLLIKGGAVMIDGRPSPVNLAIADGRITAVLSPSIPAPAARETVDADGLTVLPGLVDAHVHCRQPGFEHKENFASASRAAAAGGVTTIMVMPTDNPFTDTLDRFREKVAMARASSIVDIALQAAIVPDSPDTAAIHDVGAVSFEAFLSDAPEAYLLKDDGDLFAVMEAVAAVGGVLGVTPGTPAISGRIEARLHAQNRRDPGAFIESRPAAAEAVAVARICLAARATGARVHIRQVSTAESVAVLRALKPGTAITAEVTAHNLMLDESRLHALGPFAKVVPPLRPKTDIDAVRAALKDGVIDIVVTDHAPHAEAEKQAGATDIWAAPGGFPGLQTLLPTLLKLGTQGDFDLGKLSSVAARQPALLFNLYPRKGWLGPGADADIVLVDMTAESTVTADEQFSRARRTPFEGMRYPGRVVRTLLRGRTIYADGACIDEPVGCVIGTPDPH, from the coding sequence ATGTTGGACCTACTGATCAAGGGCGGCGCCGTGATGATTGACGGCAGGCCGTCGCCGGTCAATCTGGCGATCGCCGACGGCCGCATTACGGCCGTGCTGTCGCCAAGCATACCGGCACCGGCGGCGCGCGAAACCGTCGACGCCGACGGTCTCACCGTTCTGCCCGGTCTCGTCGATGCCCATGTGCATTGCCGGCAGCCCGGCTTCGAACACAAGGAAAATTTCGCCTCGGCATCGCGTGCCGCGGCGGCCGGGGGCGTCACGACGATCATGGTGATGCCGACCGACAATCCGTTCACCGACACACTGGACCGGTTCCGCGAGAAAGTCGCCATGGCACGGGCGTCCAGCATCGTGGATATCGCGCTGCAGGCGGCCATCGTTCCTGACAGCCCGGACACCGCTGCCATTCACGATGTCGGCGCAGTCTCGTTCGAAGCATTCCTCAGCGATGCCCCCGAGGCGTATCTGCTCAAGGATGACGGCGACCTGTTCGCGGTCATGGAAGCGGTCGCCGCCGTTGGCGGCGTGCTGGGCGTAACGCCCGGAACCCCGGCGATCAGTGGCCGGATCGAGGCCCGGCTGCATGCGCAGAACCGGCGCGATCCCGGCGCCTTCATCGAATCCCGTCCGGCTGCGGCCGAAGCGGTCGCGGTTGCGAGGATCTGCCTCGCCGCGCGGGCGACCGGCGCCCGGGTTCACATCCGCCAGGTCAGTACAGCGGAAAGCGTTGCCGTACTGCGGGCGTTGAAGCCGGGCACGGCGATTACGGCTGAAGTCACGGCCCACAACCTGATGTTGGACGAAAGCCGGCTGCACGCGTTGGGCCCTTTTGCGAAAGTCGTCCCGCCCCTGCGGCCCAAAACCGATATCGATGCCGTCCGGGCCGCCCTAAAGGACGGCGTGATCGACATCGTCGTCACAGATCACGCGCCCCATGCAGAGGCCGAGAAACAGGCCGGGGCAACGGATATCTGGGCAGCGCCGGGCGGGTTTCCCGGGCTTCAGACCCTGCTGCCCACGCTATTGAAGCTGGGAACCCAAGGCGATTTCGACCTTGGCAAACTGTCATCGGTGGCGGCCCGACAGCCGGCGCTGCTGTTCAATCTCTATCCCCGCAAAGGCTGGCTTGGCCCCGGCGCCGATGCCGACATCGTTCTGGTGGACATGACCGCGGAATCGACCGTGACGGCGGACGAGCAGTTCAGCCGCGCCCGGCGTACGCCGTTCGAGGGCATGCGCTATCCCGGCCGGGTCGTGCGCACCCTGCTACGGGGGCGCACGATCTATGCCGACGGTGCCTGTATCGACGAACCGGTCGGCTGCGTGATCGGCACGCCCGACCCGCACTGA
- a CDS encoding MmgE/PrpD family protein — MPDYTTTSALSAFAASPVVVGDDEWQWAAGMVAAMLASSGAGGAGAGSGSDAAITSTMDNLGGTGAEATVWAGGARRQAEWAAFANAFAVHGDLPPATGANTPDGMPIGTVVVPVALAVGELQNASAFQIVEAALVGAEAAIRVAEALGSTHPGRGWHLLGTAGVVGAAAAAARLMGLSPEQTEQCIGLGATQAAGLQAQQGYAAYSLHPAKASFNGIEAARLIFAGLDGPRAILEGRRGLFALASDDPDTASVTNGLGNEWRVRTNRAGGGRNSADDALLKQLADRQAAAKLAAAGLLVRH, encoded by the coding sequence ATGCCTGATTACACAACAACCTCGGCGTTGTCGGCCTTCGCCGCTTCGCCGGTCGTGGTCGGTGACGACGAATGGCAGTGGGCCGCCGGCATGGTTGCCGCAATGCTTGCTTCGTCTGGTGCGGGCGGGGCCGGGGCCGGTTCGGGTTCCGATGCCGCAATCACCAGTACCATGGACAACCTGGGCGGAACCGGCGCCGAGGCGACGGTTTGGGCCGGTGGCGCGCGTCGGCAGGCCGAGTGGGCGGCCTTTGCCAATGCATTTGCCGTTCATGGCGATCTGCCACCCGCCACTGGTGCCAATACGCCGGACGGCATGCCGATCGGAACGGTGGTCGTGCCAGTCGCGCTGGCTGTCGGTGAACTGCAGAACGCATCGGCGTTCCAGATCGTCGAGGCGGCGTTGGTCGGTGCCGAGGCGGCGATCCGTGTTGCCGAGGCGCTGGGCAGCACGCATCCCGGGCGCGGCTGGCACCTGCTGGGGACGGCAGGCGTTGTCGGAGCGGCGGCAGCGGCGGCACGGCTGATGGGGCTTTCGCCTGAACAGACCGAACAATGCATCGGTCTGGGCGCCACGCAGGCCGCAGGGCTGCAAGCGCAACAGGGCTATGCGGCCTATTCACTGCACCCCGCCAAAGCCAGCTTCAACGGGATCGAAGCCGCCCGGCTGATCTTCGCCGGCCTGGATGGCCCGCGCGCGATTCTGGAAGGGCGGCGTGGACTGTTCGCCCTGGCGTCGGACGATCCCGATACTGCATCGGTGACGAACGGGCTGGGCAACGAATGGCGCGTCCGAACCAACAGGGCGGGCGGCGGGAGAAACAGTGCCGACGACGCCTTGTTGAAGCAGCTTGCGGACCGGCAGGCCGCAGCGAAACTTGCTGCCGCCGGGCTTCTCGTCCGGCACTGA
- a CDS encoding MmgE/PrpD family protein, with translation MTNDDRLRLLAERMPAARAAVLSDAIAPEAIRSLRNICATAIGGLETPGVLTVRRHFEATAPGAIHLLGTDSTFSGHAAAVICGLSAHMDDFDDTHVASSVHSSAASFAATLTAAQMDGANAADFFAAFALGCEFQLRIGRAMMPWHYERGWHITGTVGSLGAAVAAGIVRGLDADTLAQAIALACSQSLGLREAFGTSGKPFHPGKAAANGLLAVELARAGVKGSPDALFGPAGYFAVLSDTVVADRVLDGFGETWLLAENTYKPYPCGLVIHPLIDLGIEFREKGVTAEAIDRITVSSHPIVRELTGNPTPVTPLEARFSGVHGLAMGLVFGKAGVEEFDVAGLSHRDIPQVRQKIDLVDDESVGWTGCFGTARLTNGDEITVKVPVARGSVARPLSDAELQDKFRSQVSGRLHDRTDALWTLLGDPAGTGNIGALIAAATPV, from the coding sequence ATGACAAACGACGACCGGCTGAGGCTCCTCGCGGAGAGGATGCCCGCCGCAAGGGCTGCTGTTTTGTCCGACGCCATCGCGCCGGAAGCCATTCGGTCCCTGCGGAATATCTGTGCAACGGCAATCGGCGGACTGGAGACGCCGGGCGTGCTGACCGTCCGTCGGCATTTCGAAGCAACCGCGCCCGGCGCAATCCACCTGCTCGGCACGGACAGCACCTTTTCGGGCCACGCGGCGGCCGTGATCTGCGGGCTCTCCGCGCATATGGATGATTTCGACGACACGCATGTTGCATCGTCGGTCCATTCCTCCGCCGCGTCTTTTGCGGCGACGTTGACCGCCGCACAGATGGACGGGGCGAACGCCGCCGACTTCTTCGCGGCCTTTGCGCTGGGCTGCGAGTTTCAACTGCGGATCGGCCGGGCGATGATGCCGTGGCATTACGAGCGCGGTTGGCACATCACCGGAACCGTCGGTTCGCTTGGTGCCGCCGTGGCTGCGGGCATCGTCCGGGGCCTCGACGCCGACACGCTGGCGCAGGCCATCGCACTCGCCTGCAGCCAGAGCCTGGGACTGCGTGAGGCCTTCGGTACATCCGGCAAACCGTTCCATCCGGGCAAGGCGGCGGCGAACGGATTGCTGGCGGTCGAACTGGCGAGGGCCGGCGTCAAGGGGTCCCCCGACGCGTTGTTCGGACCGGCCGGCTATTTCGCGGTCCTGAGCGACACCGTGGTTGCCGATCGCGTGCTGGACGGTTTCGGCGAAACCTGGCTTCTGGCCGAAAACACCTACAAGCCCTATCCGTGCGGTCTGGTCATCCACCCGCTGATCGACCTCGGGATCGAATTCAGGGAAAAGGGTGTCACCGCCGAAGCCATCGACCGGATCACTGTTTCCAGCCACCCGATCGTGCGTGAGTTGACCGGCAACCCGACACCGGTGACGCCGCTGGAAGCGCGGTTCAGCGGGGTTCATGGCCTGGCTATGGGACTGGTGTTCGGAAAGGCGGGGGTCGAGGAATTCGACGTTGCCGGCCTCAGCCACAGGGACATTCCGCAGGTCCGGCAGAAAATCGATCTTGTCGACGACGAAAGCGTCGGCTGGACCGGGTGTTTCGGCACGGCGCGACTGACCAATGGTGACGAGATCACTGTAAAGGTGCCCGTTGCCCGAGGCAGCGTGGCGCGCCCCTTATCGGATGCCGAACTGCAGGACAAGTTTCGCAGCCAGGTTTCGGGCCGGCTGCACGACAGGACCGACGCGCTGTGGACGCTTCTGGGCGACCCGGCAGGCACGGGCAATATCGGCGCCCTGATCGCGGCGGCGACGCCGGTTTAA
- a CDS encoding tripartite tricarboxylate transporter permease, with translation MGTLEGIQAGLALLLTPTSMLLIVAGLVVGFIVGVLPGFSSPNAAAILLPFSLAMAPHDALILFAAIYSGTTFAGAVPAILLNIPGTAGAAATTLDGRPMALAGKVDLAIGVARSASAFGGVVGLIITLSIIGPMSLMALRVGPPELFLIAMFGLSVIATVVGTDVWKGLAAGLLGMLIAAISADPITAQGRMTFGILELYEDIPIVAAVIGLFAFNEMIQMARRGTYSGDKLARSVIGDGSAGQSSFDKVLGWVGLRNLPQLWEGVVYSALRPFQVARAALVGVLFGAIPGVGAAVANFVSYGIAKRRSRSPETFGKGNPDGVLASESCDSALAGGTMVPTLTLGIPGNATTAVMLAALYLHGIAPGPQVMVQNAPIAYAVLLALLISSVLILPIGILLAAPMTSILAVRREVLIPLIIVVSIIGAFAVRNSMVDVMIAVAFGFLGLALKFGGFPMIPVILGLILGPMAEGSFVRSLMLGRYELSIFWASPLSKSFIAAIVALMLFNAIQTYLGRRTAKP, from the coding sequence ATGGGAACTCTCGAAGGCATACAGGCCGGGTTGGCGCTACTGCTGACCCCGACCAGCATGCTTCTGATCGTCGCCGGCCTCGTGGTCGGTTTCATCGTGGGCGTGCTGCCAGGGTTCAGCAGTCCGAACGCCGCGGCCATTCTACTGCCGTTTTCGCTGGCGATGGCGCCTCACGATGCCTTGATCCTGTTTGCGGCGATCTATTCAGGAACGACGTTTGCCGGTGCCGTGCCCGCAATCCTGCTGAACATTCCCGGCACTGCCGGCGCTGCCGCGACCACGCTGGACGGCCGGCCCATGGCGCTGGCGGGCAAGGTTGATCTGGCTATCGGCGTTGCCCGTTCGGCATCGGCGTTCGGCGGCGTGGTTGGGCTGATCATCACCTTGTCGATCATCGGGCCGATGTCGCTGATGGCTCTGCGAGTAGGGCCGCCGGAATTGTTCCTTATCGCCATGTTCGGGTTGAGCGTGATCGCGACCGTGGTGGGGACCGATGTCTGGAAGGGCTTGGCGGCAGGCCTGCTCGGGATGCTGATTGCGGCCATTTCGGCCGATCCCATCACCGCTCAGGGGCGCATGACCTTCGGCATTCTGGAACTGTACGAGGATATACCGATCGTGGCGGCCGTCATCGGCCTGTTTGCGTTCAACGAAATGATCCAGATGGCCCGGCGCGGGACCTATAGCGGCGACAAGCTCGCCCGGTCGGTGATCGGGGATGGAAGTGCCGGCCAGTCCAGTTTTGACAAGGTGCTCGGATGGGTCGGTCTGCGCAATCTCCCACAGTTGTGGGAGGGCGTCGTCTACTCTGCTCTGCGGCCGTTCCAGGTCGCGCGCGCCGCCCTGGTTGGCGTCCTTTTCGGCGCCATTCCCGGCGTCGGCGCGGCGGTGGCCAATTTCGTCAGCTATGGGATCGCCAAGCGCCGGTCGCGGTCGCCGGAGACGTTCGGCAAGGGCAACCCCGACGGCGTGCTGGCCTCGGAATCCTGCGACAGCGCCCTGGCCGGCGGCACCATGGTGCCGACCCTGACGCTGGGCATTCCCGGCAACGCGACAACGGCCGTCATGCTGGCGGCGCTGTATCTGCACGGCATCGCGCCGGGACCGCAAGTCATGGTTCAGAACGCGCCGATCGCCTATGCGGTGCTGTTGGCGCTGTTGATCTCGTCGGTTCTGATCCTGCCGATCGGCATCCTGCTGGCGGCCCCGATGACGTCGATCCTGGCCGTGCGCCGCGAGGTGCTGATCCCGTTGATCATCGTTGTTTCGATCATCGGCGCGTTCGCCGTCCGAAATTCCATGGTCGACGTGATGATTGCGGTCGCGTTCGGGTTCCTGGGGCTGGCGCTGAAGTTCGGCGGGTTTCCCATGATACCCGTCATTCTGGGGCTGATTCTCGGACCCATGGCCGAGGGCAGCTTCGTCAGATCGCTGATGCTCGGGCGCTATGAGCTCTCGATATTCTGGGCCTCGCCGCTTTCCAAATCGTTCATCGCCGCAATCGTCGCGCTGATGCTCTTCAACGCCATCCAGACATATCTGGGCAGACGAACGGCCAAACCATAA
- a CDS encoding tripartite tricarboxylate transporter TctB family protein, with protein MASPSDGPSLIQALAARLAVPFLILGFMAVFAWESRDLQFIAAGYPRFLMAILVPVMLIVILREVLAAFRSKRDRDAAPAMAAESSDGAAVWRDWIPSAALSLWLIGFAAVLPQVGTLPAVAVFIPGVLITLGYRSWVGIISITGGTLLTIYLLFIRLFQIPLPGVW; from the coding sequence ATGGCGTCACCATCGGACGGGCCCTCGTTGATTCAGGCATTGGCCGCGCGCCTTGCCGTGCCCTTCCTGATCCTGGGGTTCATGGCCGTATTTGCCTGGGAATCGCGGGATCTGCAGTTCATCGCCGCCGGATATCCCCGCTTTCTCATGGCCATCCTGGTACCGGTAATGCTGATCGTGATTCTGCGGGAGGTTCTCGCGGCCTTTCGTTCGAAGCGTGACCGCGACGCCGCGCCGGCGATGGCCGCGGAAAGCAGCGACGGCGCCGCTGTCTGGCGCGACTGGATACCGTCAGCCGCGCTCAGCCTGTGGCTGATCGGCTTCGCCGCGGTGCTGCCGCAGGTCGGCACCTTGCCCGCTGTCGCGGTTTTCATTCCCGGCGTGCTGATCACCCTGGGGTACCGGTCGTGGGTCGGGATCATCAGCATAACCGGCGGAACGCTGCTCACCATCTATCTGCTTTTCATTCGCCTGTTTCAGATTCCGCTTCCGGGAGTGTGGTGA
- a CDS encoding tripartite tricarboxylate transporter substrate-binding protein: MTRIAKKAVSSILLAGVASVAWASGAANADTSWNDGQMRFIVGSSAGGGFDTTARQLEAYLEEELDANLVVENHAAGGGAVGGQLTVSDDSCRTILMWGIPHLIFSYMNQETGYTYDDFAPLAQVSVDAGVIRVRNDAPWENLQELIDHARENPGEVIVSAGSFQDAYYLGTKQLEEATGVEFNIVPFGGGSEARNALAGGHADMNYAAVYNSLSIAEHTRVLGVAANTNQWPGKTNDAPTINEALGTDLPPQGPSYGIFTSAACRDNHPDRYEMLTAAVEAALHNEEYRAQLEELDELDRLSFLPADEYDAQIRDAREGLEAFARDAQD; encoded by the coding sequence ATGACCAGGATCGCCAAAAAAGCGGTATCATCAATTCTTCTGGCTGGCGTCGCGTCAGTTGCCTGGGCTTCTGGAGCGGCAAACGCCGATACCTCGTGGAACGACGGCCAGATGCGTTTCATCGTCGGTTCCAGCGCCGGCGGCGGATTTGATACCACCGCCCGGCAGCTCGAAGCCTATCTGGAAGAAGAACTCGACGCCAATCTGGTCGTCGAGAACCACGCCGCCGGCGGCGGTGCGGTCGGTGGTCAGTTGACCGTTTCCGATGACAGCTGCCGGACGATCCTGATGTGGGGCATCCCGCATCTGATCTTTTCCTATATGAACCAGGAAACCGGCTATACTTATGACGATTTCGCTCCTCTGGCGCAGGTCAGCGTGGATGCCGGCGTCATTCGTGTCCGCAACGACGCGCCCTGGGAGAACCTGCAGGAATTGATCGACCATGCCCGCGAGAATCCGGGCGAAGTCATCGTCAGCGCCGGTTCGTTCCAGGATGCCTACTATCTTGGTACGAAACAGCTCGAAGAAGCCACGGGCGTCGAGTTCAACATCGTGCCTTTCGGCGGCGGATCGGAAGCGCGTAACGCTCTGGCCGGCGGCCACGCGGATATGAACTATGCCGCCGTCTACAACAGCCTTTCGATTGCCGAACATACCCGTGTTCTGGGTGTGGCGGCGAATACCAATCAGTGGCCGGGCAAGACCAACGACGCCCCGACGATCAACGAGGCGCTGGGTACGGATCTTCCTCCCCAGGGACCGAGCTACGGAATATTCACCTCCGCAGCCTGCCGCGACAATCACCCGGATCGCTACGAAATGCTGACTGCCGCCGTCGAGGCCGCACTGCACAACGAAGAGTACCGTGCCCAGCTCGAAGAACTCGACGAACTGGATCGGTTGTCGTTCCTGCCGGCCGACGAGTATGACGCCCAGATCCGTGACGCGCGCGAGGGCCTGGAAGCGTTCGCCCGCGACGCCCAGGACTGA